The following proteins are co-located in the Massilia litorea genome:
- a CDS encoding acyltransferase family protein → MSIFIVVADHWFKDSPIWILSTVALFVFGFSSAFFTGRLNGVDLDVGAFWNKKLRRLGVRYWLILSVLTMLLIVQGRDILHWHTIVHFIGLSGVLNLFGPSMSALGAGLWFFTLLLFFYAAYPLLARRLIASPRTTVTMAIATIALLALDHTVKFGFSLWLTMLGFLIGTYVGVNRLRTNVALLNGALIALPLSIAVLNMFFGFRALNGILLFACSLAISLRLTHPGLRLASLRFLVPLEACLLEIYLIHSYLFVHPSGNPIIDFLLSLVVIVAAAIVLNRAGNYLVARIFKNKPDKLVTAAVAQEGDGHLERSA, encoded by the coding sequence ATGTCGATTTTTATCGTCGTCGCCGATCACTGGTTCAAAGACAGCCCCATCTGGATTCTGTCGACCGTCGCGCTGTTCGTGTTCGGCTTTTCATCCGCCTTCTTTACGGGACGCCTGAACGGCGTGGACCTTGACGTCGGCGCTTTCTGGAACAAGAAATTGCGTCGCCTGGGAGTGCGCTATTGGCTGATCCTCAGCGTCCTAACCATGCTCCTCATCGTGCAAGGCCGCGACATCCTTCATTGGCACACCATCGTGCATTTTATTGGCCTGTCCGGTGTGCTGAACCTGTTCGGACCGAGCATGAGCGCACTTGGGGCCGGCCTATGGTTCTTCACCCTGCTCCTGTTTTTTTATGCCGCCTACCCGCTGCTGGCGCGCCGCCTGATCGCCTCCCCGCGCACGACCGTGACCATGGCAATCGCCACCATCGCATTGCTTGCGCTCGACCATACGGTCAAATTCGGCTTCTCCCTATGGCTGACCATGCTGGGATTTCTCATCGGGACCTATGTGGGCGTGAACCGCCTGCGCACCAATGTCGCGCTGCTCAATGGCGCCTTGATCGCGTTGCCGCTGTCGATCGCCGTATTGAACATGTTCTTCGGTTTTCGCGCGCTCAACGGGATCCTGCTCTTTGCATGTTCGTTGGCGATATCGCTACGATTGACGCATCCGGGTCTCCGGCTGGCCTCCCTGCGTTTTCTGGTCCCGCTTGAAGCCTGCCTGCTAGAAATTTACCTGATCCACAGCTACCTGTTTGTCCATCCTAGCGGCAATCCGATCATCGATTTCCTTCTCAGCCTTGTCGTGATCGTCGCCGCTGCCATCGTCCTTAATCGTGCAGGCAATTATCTGGTTGCGCGGATCTTCAAAAACAAGCCGGACAAGCTTGTTACGGCAGCGGTTGCGCAAGAAGGTGACGGGCATCTGGAGCGCTCCGCCTGA
- a CDS encoding polysaccharide deacetylase family protein: MARTRVCITIDTEFSIAGAFSDKTKQPVAEPLVWCNVDGRSEGLGFMLDTFRRYDIQATFFVDTQHRHYFKHDPMRPIAQQLHAAGHEVQLHAHPCWTNFQNSDWRNTPRAERISDDISQHSIEATVKLIDQGIDTFKEWGIPRPRAFRSGNLHHGDGLYQALAQTGITYSSNIGVAIHDSGNPDYRLFSGQHQRHGVKEYPVLSFSDWRIGPKQNIKSLTIAGSSFAETRRLLEKARSEGIPLVVVLTHPFEFVQKRDLAFTQTRPDRLTQGRLRKLCEFLQENSDRFDACGLASAADAIPAAQASENKLLKGRLWHTVPRMVAQVANDRIGKWKLAQQYGKAGRNALPEDVKTLQGR; the protein is encoded by the coding sequence GTGGCACGCACGCGCGTCTGCATCACGATCGACACCGAGTTCAGCATCGCCGGTGCCTTCTCGGACAAAACAAAACAGCCGGTTGCCGAACCGCTCGTCTGGTGCAATGTCGATGGCCGCTCGGAAGGCCTGGGCTTCATGCTGGATACCTTCCGCCGCTACGATATCCAGGCGACCTTCTTCGTCGACACACAGCACCGCCATTATTTCAAGCACGACCCGATGCGGCCGATCGCGCAGCAACTCCATGCCGCGGGGCACGAAGTGCAGCTGCACGCCCATCCCTGCTGGACGAATTTCCAGAACAGCGATTGGCGCAACACGCCGCGTGCTGAACGCATCAGCGACGATATTAGCCAGCACAGCATCGAAGCCACCGTCAAGCTCATCGATCAAGGCATCGACACCTTCAAGGAATGGGGCATTCCCCGTCCCCGCGCTTTCCGTAGTGGCAACCTCCACCATGGCGACGGCTTGTACCAGGCTCTGGCTCAAACCGGCATTACTTACAGCTCGAACATCGGCGTGGCGATCCATGACAGCGGCAATCCGGATTACCGCCTGTTCAGCGGCCAGCACCAGCGGCACGGCGTCAAGGAGTACCCGGTGCTGTCGTTTTCGGACTGGCGGATCGGCCCGAAACAAAACATCAAGTCGCTGACCATCGCCGGCTCGAGCTTTGCCGAAACGCGGCGCCTGCTCGAGAAGGCCAGGAGCGAAGGCATCCCGCTGGTCGTCGTACTGACCCATCCGTTCGAATTCGTCCAGAAGCGCGACCTGGCCTTCACGCAGACAAGGCCTGACCGCCTGACCCAGGGGCGCCTGCGCAAGCTATGCGAGTTCCTGCAGGAAAACAGCGACCGCTTCGATGCCTGTGGCCTCGCAAGCGCCGCCGATGCCATTCCCGCCGCCCAGGCTTCCGAGAACAAGCTGCTGAAGGGACGGCTCTGGCATACCGTGCCGCGCATGGTGGCGCAGGTTGCCAACGACCGTATCGGCAAGTGGAAACTCGCACAGCAGTACGGGAAAGCCGGTCGGAACGCGCTACCCGAGGATGTGAAAACTCTGCAAGGCAGGTAG
- a CDS encoding FAD-binding oxidoreductase: MGTVAVSEMEELQGKLRGSVVLPGEPAYDQARTIWNAMIDKRPAMIVRCAGAADVRTAVDFAREHGIPLAVRGGGHNIAGSALVNDGLVIDLSGMRSVQVAPHRMRAWVEGGALLRDVDHEAQAYGLATPLGINSTTGVGGLTLGGGFGWLTRRHGLAIDNLVAADIVTASGERLHIDSDNHPDLFWAIRGGGGNFGVVTTFEFALHQVGPLVTAGLIVFPFAQARSLLRNYRDYVEALDENISVWAVLRGAPPLPFLPESVHGTGIVALAFFSPQPPEQVQAALDTVRSFGNPLGEHVGAVPYSAWQQAFDPLLVPPARNYWKSHNFNTLSDAAIDVVVDYAGKLPSAQSEIFLGLLGGAANTHAPDEMAYPHRAALYAMNVHTRWEEAAQDAACLAWAREFFKAAAPHAAGTVYINFLNEDEVDRIAEAYGPNYARLRQIKAKYDPDNLFRTNQNIRPDA; encoded by the coding sequence ATGGGTACCGTAGCGGTCAGCGAGATGGAGGAACTGCAGGGCAAGCTGAGGGGCAGCGTGGTGCTGCCGGGCGAGCCGGCTTACGACCAGGCGCGAACGATCTGGAATGCGATGATCGACAAGCGCCCGGCCATGATCGTGCGCTGCGCCGGCGCGGCCGACGTGCGCACGGCGGTCGATTTCGCGCGCGAGCACGGAATACCGCTGGCGGTGCGCGGCGGCGGCCACAACATCGCCGGCAGCGCCCTGGTGAACGACGGTTTGGTGATCGACCTGTCCGGCATGCGCTCGGTGCAGGTGGCGCCGCACAGGATGCGGGCCTGGGTCGAGGGCGGCGCGCTGCTGCGCGACGTCGACCATGAGGCGCAGGCCTATGGGCTGGCGACGCCGCTCGGCATCAACTCGACCACCGGCGTCGGCGGCCTGACCCTGGGCGGCGGCTTCGGCTGGCTGACGCGCAGGCACGGTCTCGCCATCGACAACCTGGTCGCGGCCGACATCGTCACCGCGAGCGGTGAGCGCCTGCACATCGACAGCGACAATCACCCCGACCTGTTCTGGGCCATCCGCGGCGGCGGCGGCAATTTCGGCGTGGTGACCACCTTCGAGTTCGCGCTGCACCAGGTGGGGCCCCTGGTCACCGCCGGCCTGATCGTCTTCCCCTTCGCGCAGGCGCGTTCCCTGCTGCGCAACTACCGCGACTATGTGGAGGCGCTGGACGAGAACATATCCGTCTGGGCCGTGCTGCGCGGCGCGCCGCCACTGCCCTTCCTGCCCGAGTCGGTGCACGGCACCGGGATCGTCGCCCTCGCCTTTTTCTCGCCGCAGCCGCCCGAACAGGTGCAGGCTGCGCTCGACACGGTGCGCAGTTTCGGCAACCCGCTGGGCGAACACGTCGGCGCCGTGCCCTACAGCGCCTGGCAGCAGGCCTTCGATCCACTGCTGGTGCCGCCGGCACGCAATTACTGGAAGTCGCACAATTTCAATACGCTGTCGGACGCGGCCATCGACGTCGTGGTCGACTATGCCGGCAAGCTGCCGTCCGCGCAGAGCGAAATTTTTCTCGGGCTGTTGGGCGGCGCGGCGAATACCCACGCCCCGGACGAGATGGCCTATCCGCACCGCGCCGCGCTGTATGCGATGAACGTGCACACGCGCTGGGAAGAAGCGGCGCAGGATGCGGCCTGCCTGGCCTGGGCGCGCGAATTTTTCAAGGCCGCGGCGCCCCATGCCGCCGGCACCGTCTACATCAATTTCCTGAACGAGGACGAAGTCGACCGCATCGCCGAAGCCTATGGCCCGAACTACGCGCGGCTCAGGCAGATCAAGGCGAAATACGATCCGGACAACCTGTTCCGCACCAACCAGAACATCCGGCCGGACGCTTGA